A region of Sporosarcina sp. FSL W7-1349 DNA encodes the following proteins:
- a CDS encoding thiazole synthase, with product MLKIGNKTFKSRLLLGTGKYPSFEIQKEAVCVSEAEILTFAVRRMNLFEPSQPNFLEQLDLSKYTLLPNTAGAKTAEEAVRIAQLAKASGLCDMVKVEIIGCDRSLLPDPVETLRATEMLLEEGFIVLPYTSDDVVLARRLGEMGVHAIMPGGAPIGSGRGILNPLNLSFIIEQAEVPVIIDAGVGSPKDAAFAMELGADGVLLNTAVSAAQDPVKMAEAMKLAIEAGRLGYEAGRMPERDYAVASSPMEGLLPN from the coding sequence ATGTTGAAGATCGGAAATAAAACTTTCAAATCCCGCTTATTGCTCGGGACCGGGAAATATCCTTCATTCGAAATTCAGAAGGAAGCGGTATGTGTATCGGAGGCAGAAATTCTTACATTTGCGGTTCGACGAATGAACCTGTTTGAACCTTCGCAACCGAATTTCCTGGAACAGCTCGATTTGTCGAAGTATACGCTCCTACCGAATACCGCGGGGGCAAAAACGGCAGAGGAAGCGGTGCGCATTGCCCAGCTGGCGAAAGCCTCAGGTCTCTGCGACATGGTGAAAGTCGAAATCATCGGCTGCGATCGCTCATTACTGCCCGATCCGGTTGAAACGTTGCGGGCGACTGAAATGCTGTTGGAGGAAGGTTTCATCGTATTGCCCTACACTTCGGATGATGTCGTCCTCGCAAGACGACTAGGTGAAATGGGAGTGCATGCCATTATGCCGGGCGGCGCACCGATCGGTTCGGGGCGAGGCATCCTCAATCCATTGAATTTGTCATTCATTATCGAGCAGGCGGAGGTGCCGGTCATTATTGATGCAGGCGTCGGTTCTCCGAAGGATGCGGCATTCGCCATGGAATTGGGCGCGGATGGCGTCCTGTTGAACACGGCGGTGTCTGCCGCCCAAGACCCGGTCAAGATGGCGGAGGCGATGAAACTGGCAATCGAAGCCGGACGGTTAGGCTACGAGGCGGGACGGATGCCGGAGCGCGATTATGCCGTCGCCAGCAGTCCGATGGAAGGGCTCTTGCCAAATTGA
- the thiS gene encoding sulfur carrier protein ThiS — protein sequence MKKIDVNGVGRSIPKEVGDVYQLLHHLGLENRILIVELNRQILNKEAYDHPIRDKDQIEIIHFVGGG from the coding sequence TTGAAGAAGATCGATGTGAACGGGGTGGGGCGGTCGATTCCGAAAGAGGTCGGGGATGTCTATCAGCTGCTGCACCATCTCGGACTGGAAAACCGTATTTTAATTGTGGAATTGAACAGGCAGATTTTGAATAAAGAGGCGTATGATCACCCGATTCGGGACAAGGATCAGATTGAAATCATTCATTTCGTAGGAGGCGGCTAA
- a CDS encoding thiamine phosphate synthase: MKLIAVTNDCLPDHRLAEVLLAIQPSVDAVILREKSKTDREMVRLIDHLVESGFEQQKLIVHGRVDIALACGIGRVQIPGHGIPPALIKNKIPELSLGKSVHSYNEAISASEDGADWVLYGHLFETRSKEGLSARGTVELSKIIADLPIPTYAIGGIQPSHLKELARLGVAGIAIMSSIFDSDHPGQAIRKYRQELEYVRN, from the coding sequence TTGAAACTGATTGCGGTCACCAATGATTGCCTCCCGGATCATAGACTGGCGGAAGTCCTTCTGGCAATCCAGCCTTCTGTCGATGCAGTTATTTTACGTGAAAAATCAAAAACCGATCGGGAGATGGTCCGGCTGATCGATCATCTGGTCGAGTCCGGATTCGAGCAGCAGAAACTGATTGTCCACGGACGCGTCGATATCGCTCTTGCTTGCGGGATCGGACGGGTGCAAATACCGGGCCACGGGATTCCGCCTGCTTTGATTAAAAACAAGATACCCGAGCTTTCCCTCGGCAAGTCCGTCCATTCGTACAATGAAGCGATCTCGGCCAGTGAAGATGGCGCGGATTGGGTTCTGTACGGCCATCTGTTTGAAACCCGCTCAAAGGAAGGGCTTTCGGCTCGCGGCACTGTGGAATTGAGCAAAATCATTGCCGATCTGCCTATACCAACTTATGCAATCGGTGGAATCCAGCCTAGCCATCTTAAGGAATTGGCCCGGTTAGGCGTTGCGGGGATCGCCATCATGTCTTCTATTTTCGACAGCGACCATCCAGGGCAAGCCATCCGCAAGTATCGTCAGGAACTTGAATATGTGAGGAATTGA
- the clpP gene encoding ATP-dependent Clp endopeptidase proteolytic subunit ClpP, whose translation MNLIPTVIEQTNRGERAYDIYSRLLKDRIILLGSAIDDNVANSIVAQLLFLEAEDPEKDVSIYINSPGGSITAGMAIYDTMQFIKPDIQTICIGMAASMGSFLLTAGTKGKRYALPNAEVMIHQPLGGAQGQATEIEIAAKRILFLREKLNTILSERTGQPVEVIARDTDRDNFMTAERAKEYGLIDHIITRSDMKLTDNEK comes from the coding sequence ATGAATCTAATACCTACAGTAATTGAACAGACGAACCGGGGAGAACGAGCTTACGATATTTATTCCCGCTTATTAAAAGATCGGATCATCCTGTTGGGGAGCGCAATCGACGATAATGTGGCGAACTCCATTGTAGCGCAACTTCTCTTCCTGGAAGCGGAAGATCCTGAAAAAGACGTGTCCATCTATATTAACAGCCCGGGAGGAAGTATCACAGCCGGAATGGCGATTTATGATACGATGCAGTTCATCAAACCGGACATTCAGACGATTTGTATCGGAATGGCTGCGTCCATGGGATCCTTCCTTCTTACAGCCGGAACGAAAGGCAAACGGTATGCGTTGCCGAACGCGGAAGTCATGATCCACCAACCACTGGGCGGCGCTCAAGGGCAGGCGACGGAAATCGAAATCGCCGCAAAACGCATCTTGTTCCTGCGTGAAAAATTGAACACGATCCTTTCCGAGCGCACAGGCCAACCGGTCGAAGTAATTGCACGCGACACAGACCGTGACAACTTCATGACTGCCGAACGTGCCAAAGAATATGGACTAATCGATCATATCATCACACGCAGCGATATGAAACTGACAGACAACGAAAAGTGA
- a CDS encoding LemA family protein, which yields MRKLLGPLLTVVIILVVLAIIFVPSYNKFVNLEEDVDQANAQVDNQLQRRLDLIPNLVNTVKGYASHESEVLTEIAEARSRLAGANSRDEEVAADNELSGALSRLLVVVENYPELKADRQFTQLMDELAGTENRLTVARMDYNNVVSSYNRQVKRFPGKLVASIFGFDEKEYYPADAGAKDAPEVDFGDDNK from the coding sequence ATGAGGAAATTGCTAGGACCGCTTTTGACGGTTGTCATTATTTTGGTCGTGCTCGCGATCATATTCGTACCAAGTTATAACAAATTCGTCAACTTGGAGGAAGACGTGGATCAAGCGAATGCGCAAGTCGATAACCAGTTGCAGCGGCGACTCGATTTGATTCCCAACTTGGTGAATACGGTCAAAGGGTATGCGAGTCATGAAAGTGAGGTTCTGACTGAAATTGCAGAAGCCCGCTCCCGGCTTGCCGGAGCCAATAGCCGGGACGAAGAGGTAGCGGCGGATAATGAATTATCGGGTGCTTTAAGCCGACTGCTCGTTGTGGTGGAAAATTATCCGGAACTAAAAGCCGATCGACAGTTTACCCAGCTCATGGATGAGTTAGCCGGAACGGAAAACCGGCTCACAGTCGCACGGATGGACTACAATAATGTCGTATCGTCGTATAATCGGCAAGTGAAACGGTTCCCGGGGAAATTGGTTGCTTCCATTTTCGGATTCGATGAAAAAGAGTATTATCCAGCGGACGCGGGTGCGAAAGATGCCCCGGAAGTCGATTTCGGGGATGACAACAAGTGA
- a CDS encoding TPM domain-containing protein — protein MIHRAIRLFLAACLLSITVLPGLASAANVPVIQDGADILSPQQEAELEQYGIRLYEATSAELAVLTIPSIGDEPVAEYAVKKLREFQLGDKKLNNGALFVVTTQKNSAGDRHFELSVGYGLEGALPDGKVTRIMDEVAVPFLNEEQPDQAIVNAYKAYYNEIAAEYGLDGASLPVNTVAGEYDSSDGGFPWVTLIIILIIVFSLMGGRGGGGSGGSGGRRSRGGPVFFPGSFGGGGGGGFFGGGGSGGGGFGGFGGGGSGGGGGGGRSW, from the coding sequence GTGATCCATCGGGCCATTCGCCTCTTTCTTGCGGCGTGTCTGCTCAGTATAACCGTCTTGCCCGGACTGGCGTCCGCAGCGAATGTCCCGGTGATCCAAGACGGCGCGGATATTTTATCGCCACAACAGGAAGCGGAACTGGAGCAATACGGAATCCGGTTATATGAAGCGACGTCCGCGGAGCTCGCCGTATTGACGATTCCGAGCATCGGGGACGAACCGGTCGCGGAATATGCGGTGAAGAAGTTGCGGGAATTCCAATTAGGGGATAAAAAGCTCAATAACGGTGCGTTATTTGTCGTGACGACCCAAAAGAATTCAGCAGGCGACCGCCACTTCGAACTGTCGGTCGGCTATGGACTGGAAGGGGCTTTGCCGGATGGAAAAGTCACACGGATTATGGATGAAGTGGCGGTTCCTTTTTTGAATGAAGAACAGCCCGACCAAGCAATTGTCAATGCGTATAAGGCATATTATAACGAGATTGCGGCCGAGTACGGACTGGACGGCGCATCCTTGCCGGTGAACACCGTGGCTGGTGAATATGATTCGTCGGACGGTGGTTTTCCGTGGGTTACCCTTATCATTATTTTAATTATTGTATTCAGTCTCATGGGAGGACGAGGCGGCGGTGGTTCGGGCGGTTCCGGTGGACGCCGGAGTCGCGGAGGACCGGTCTTCTTCCCAGGATCCTTCGGCGGTGGAGGCGGCGGTGGTTTCTTCGGAGGCGGCGGCTCTGGAGGCGGAGGGTTTGGCGGATTCGGCGGCGGTGGTTCCGGCGGTGGAGGCGGAGGCGGCCGAAGCTGGTAA
- a CDS encoding glutaredoxin family protein, with product MQLTFYTREGCPLCEDAKRMLQLAEDDYPFTWTEVDIEQDDAIHEKYMLMIPVIEIDGQVALYGSIGYMDIIGLFE from the coding sequence ATGCAGTTGACATTTTACACGAGAGAAGGCTGCCCGCTTTGCGAGGACGCGAAGCGGATGCTGCAATTGGCGGAAGACGATTACCCCTTTACGTGGACGGAAGTCGATATCGAACAGGACGATGCCATCCACGAAAAGTATATGCTCATGATCCCGGTAATTGAAATCGACGGGCAAGTGGCCCTGTACGGCTCCATCGGCTATATGGATATTATTGGATTATTTGAATGA
- the gap gene encoding type I glyceraldehyde-3-phosphate dehydrogenase encodes MTLKMAINGFGRIGRLVLREVVKRREDIELVAVNDLTDAAMLAHLLKYDSVHGIFEADVESDEDTLIVNGKKIRVFAERDPSQLPWKELGVDLVIESTGVFRNREGLGKHLEAGAKKVLLSAPAKGDITTLVLGVNEETYDPGKDDIVSNASCTTNCLAPVAKVLHEQFGIRRGFMTTVHSYTNDQRILDLPHSDYRRARAAAESIIPTTTGAAASVAKVLPELKGKLDGMAVRVPTSNVSLVDFVVELDKNASVEEVNGALQQAAENEMKGILSYTDLPLVSKDYNGNTFSSTVDGLSTMVLQENLIKVVCWYDNESAYAARCVDLALLIASKGIR; translated from the coding sequence ATGACTTTGAAAATGGCCATCAACGGATTTGGGCGGATCGGCCGTCTGGTGTTGCGTGAAGTGGTGAAGCGCCGGGAGGACATCGAACTGGTCGCGGTGAACGATTTGACGGATGCCGCGATGCTCGCCCATTTACTGAAATACGATTCCGTCCACGGGATATTCGAGGCGGATGTGGAGTCCGATGAAGATACTTTGATTGTCAACGGAAAGAAGATCCGCGTGTTCGCCGAGCGGGATCCGTCCCAGCTGCCATGGAAAGAACTCGGCGTCGATCTCGTCATCGAATCCACCGGAGTGTTCCGCAATCGGGAAGGGTTGGGCAAACATTTGGAGGCCGGCGCGAAGAAGGTTCTATTATCGGCACCTGCGAAAGGAGATATCACCACCCTCGTGCTAGGAGTCAATGAAGAGACGTACGATCCCGGCAAGGATGATATTGTCTCCAATGCGTCCTGTACAACGAACTGTCTTGCCCCGGTCGCGAAGGTGCTCCACGAACAGTTCGGCATCCGCCGCGGCTTCATGACGACGGTCCACTCTTACACGAATGACCAGCGGATTTTGGATTTGCCCCATTCCGATTATCGCCGTGCCCGGGCCGCCGCCGAATCGATCATCCCGACGACAACGGGTGCCGCTGCCTCGGTCGCGAAGGTGCTCCCTGAACTGAAAGGGAAGTTGGATGGAATGGCCGTCCGAGTGCCGACGTCGAATGTATCGCTCGTCGACTTTGTCGTGGAATTGGACAAAAATGCGTCGGTGGAAGAAGTCAATGGCGCTTTACAGCAAGCGGCGGAGAATGAAATGAAAGGCATCCTGTCATACACGGATTTGCCCTTAGTCTCCAAGGATTATAATGGCAACACCTTTTCATCGACAGTGGACGGTTTATCGACCATGGTGTTGCAGGAAAATCTCATCAAAGTCGTCTGTTGGTACGACAACGAATCCGCCTACGCCGCCCGATGTGTCGATCTGGCTTTGTTGATTGCAAGCAAAGGAATTCGGTGA
- a CDS encoding phosphoglycerate kinase, translated as MMSKKTMKDMQLEGQRVFCRVDFNVPMENGEVTDDTRIRAAIPTIEYMVENGAKVILASHLGRPKGQVVEEMRLAPAGNKLAELLGKPVKILKESVGTAVEEAIASMENGEIVLLENVRFNEGEEKNDPALAKEFAKLADVFVNDAFGTAHRAHASTAGIANYIPGVLGFLLETELDVLGKALSNPDRPFTAIVGGAKVKDKIGVIDNLLDIADNLLIGGGLSYTFTKAQGYETGNSLVEEDKIELAKSFIEKAKEKDVNLYLPIDAVVADSFSNEAKTQTVTIDAIPEGWMGLDIGPETAKLYADVIRNSKFAIWNGPMGVFEMEPFSNGTKQVAEAMAETEAYTIIGGGDSAAAVEKFDLADRMDHVSTGGGASLEFMEGKELPGVVALQDR; from the coding sequence ATGATGTCTAAAAAGACGATGAAAGATATGCAGCTGGAAGGGCAACGTGTATTTTGCCGTGTCGATTTCAATGTACCGATGGAGAATGGCGAAGTGACCGACGATACCCGGATCCGGGCTGCAATCCCGACGATTGAATATATGGTGGAAAACGGAGCGAAAGTCATCTTGGCGAGTCATCTCGGCCGGCCGAAAGGACAAGTCGTCGAAGAGATGCGCCTGGCACCAGCGGGCAATAAACTTGCGGAACTGCTCGGGAAACCGGTGAAGATCCTCAAGGAATCCGTCGGAACAGCAGTAGAAGAAGCAATCGCTTCGATGGAAAACGGCGAGATTGTCCTGTTGGAAAATGTGCGGTTCAATGAAGGCGAAGAGAAAAATGATCCTGCACTTGCGAAAGAATTTGCAAAACTGGCGGACGTATTCGTCAATGATGCATTCGGGACTGCTCACCGTGCTCATGCCTCCACAGCAGGCATTGCAAATTACATACCGGGCGTGCTAGGATTCCTGCTCGAAACGGAGCTGGACGTTCTCGGCAAGGCGTTATCCAACCCGGACCGCCCATTCACAGCGATCGTAGGCGGCGCGAAAGTGAAAGATAAAATCGGCGTGATCGATAATCTATTGGATATTGCAGACAATCTCCTTATCGGAGGCGGTCTTTCCTATACATTTACAAAAGCGCAAGGATATGAAACAGGCAATTCGCTCGTGGAAGAAGACAAAATCGAACTAGCCAAATCCTTCATTGAAAAAGCGAAGGAGAAAGATGTCAATCTGTACTTGCCGATCGATGCGGTCGTGGCGGACTCGTTTTCAAACGAAGCGAAAACGCAAACTGTTACAATAGACGCGATCCCGGAAGGATGGATGGGGCTGGATATCGGACCGGAAACGGCGAAATTGTACGCAGACGTCATCCGGAATTCGAAGTTCGCGATCTGGAATGGACCGATGGGCGTCTTTGAAATGGAGCCATTTTCAAACGGTACGAAACAAGTAGCGGAAGCAATGGCTGAAACAGAGGCCTATACGATCATTGGCGGTGGAGACTCCGCAGCGGCTGTCGAAAAATTCGACTTGGCGGATCGGATGGACCATGTATCGACGGGCGGCGGAGCTTCGTTGGAATTCATGGAAGGGAAGGAACTCCCTGGAGTAGTAGCATTACAGGATCGATGA
- the tpiA gene encoding triose-phosphate isomerase, which yields MRKRIIAGNWKMYKTSGEAKSFIREVIGNLSESDHVEAVVCPPSLYLEELSRLTLASPLAIGAQTMHEEKEGAFTGEVSPAMLANVGVRYVILGHSERRQYFNETDSSVNRKVRAAFENELTPIVCVGESLEQREAGQTAQLVADQVEKAFDGIDAQSAAKAVIAYEPIWAIGTGKTATAQDANEVCGTIRSTIREMYGESVADQIRIQYGGSVKPENIGELLSMEHIDGALVGGASLDPASFLKLVEVGGNG from the coding sequence TTGCGAAAACGGATCATTGCGGGAAATTGGAAAATGTATAAGACGAGTGGGGAAGCGAAAAGCTTTATTCGGGAAGTGATCGGGAATCTCTCGGAATCGGATCACGTGGAAGCGGTCGTTTGTCCGCCATCCCTCTACTTGGAGGAACTATCGCGATTAACCTTGGCTTCTCCATTGGCCATCGGTGCACAGACGATGCACGAAGAGAAAGAGGGAGCGTTCACTGGGGAAGTGAGCCCGGCGATGTTGGCGAATGTCGGGGTGCGCTATGTCATCCTTGGCCATTCGGAGCGCCGCCAGTATTTTAATGAAACCGACAGTTCCGTGAATCGGAAAGTCCGAGCAGCATTCGAAAACGAATTGACGCCGATCGTTTGTGTCGGAGAATCACTCGAACAGCGCGAGGCCGGCCAGACGGCACAATTGGTGGCAGACCAAGTGGAAAAAGCGTTCGACGGCATCGATGCGCAGTCCGCTGCAAAGGCGGTCATCGCCTACGAGCCAATCTGGGCGATTGGTACGGGGAAAACGGCAACCGCACAAGACGCCAATGAAGTGTGCGGCACGATCCGCAGCACGATCCGAGAAATGTACGGAGAAAGCGTCGCGGATCAAATCCGTATTCAATACGGCGGCAGCGTCAAGCCGGAGAACATCGGCGAATTGCTATCGATGGAACATATCGATGGGGCATTGGTCGGCGGGGCAAGTTTGGATCCGGCATCATTTTTGAAACTAGTGGAGGTCGGCGGAAATGGGTAA